From Halichondria panicea chromosome 12, odHalPani1.1, whole genome shotgun sequence, a single genomic window includes:
- the LOC135344950 gene encoding IST1 homolog, with translation MPSFKAEKLRVNLRLSVNRLKLLEKKKTEVAMKARREIADYIKNNRIERARIRVEHIIREDYLVEAMEVVELYCDLLLARFGMLEQMMYCEESLAESVSTLIWVAPRLSADVQELNQIAHQLENKFGKPFAQQARSNMSSTVNPKVIHRLGASAPKKSLVENYMLEIARNYKVDYTPDPTMFLDEDDIPPPPPNGGEEAKPYIPEQAGPLPTKQNPYAAMPTGGLSNGVPPSQPHGGAVNLPPAYPGPPIQPPPPSNPNLPYPTGPQSGFQPPALPATGDALDLPPVPQTQFPPTGGASGGGDVDFDDLTRRFEELKRRK, from the exons ATGCCAAGTTTCAAGGCAGAAAAACTGAGGGTTAACCTTAGACTATCCGTCAATCGCCTCAAGCTATTAGAAAAGAAGAAGA CTGAAGTAGCTATGAAGGCAAGAAGAGAGATAGCAGACTATATCAAGAATAATCGGATTGAAAGAGCCAGAATCAGA GTGGAGCACATCATACGTGAAGACTACCTTGTTGAGGCTATGGAAGTGGTAGAGCTCTACTGTGACCTACTCTTGGCCAGGTTTGGAATGCTGGAGCAAATGATGTATTGTGAGGAAAGCCTAGCCGAGTCTGTGTCCACATTGATATGGGTGGCTCCAAGACTGTCCGCAGATGTTCAGGAACTAAATCAG ATTGCTCACCAACTAGAGAACAAGTTTGGGAAGCCATTCGCTCAACAAGCTCGCTCAAACATGTCCTCAACAGTCAATCCCAAAGTCATTCACCGACTGGGAGCTTCAGCGCCTAAGAAATCTTTGGTAGAAAACTACATGCTTGAAATTGCTCGAAACTACAAAGTAGATTACACTCCAGACCCTACCATGTTTCTT GACGAGGATGatattccccctccccctccaaatGGTGGCGAGGAAGCCAAGCCATACATTCCAGAGCAAGCTGGTCCTCTTCCGACCAAGCAAAACCCATATGCAGCAATGCCCACCGGTGGGCTCTCAAATGGAGTTCCTCCATCTCAGCCTCATGGAGGAGCA GTCAATCTTCCCCCTGCATATCCGGGCCCTCCTATACAGCCACCTCCACCCTCCAACCCTAACCTTCCATAC CCCACTGGTCCTCAGAGTGGATTCCAACCCCCCGCTTTACCAGCCACAGGCGATGCTCTGGACCTCCCTCCCGTCCCACAAACACAATTCCCACCTACTGGCGGAGCGAGTGGTGGAGGTGATGTGGATTTTGATGATCTTACTCGCCGGTTTGAAGAACTCAAGAGAAGAAAGTGA
- the LOC135344947 gene encoding V-type proton ATPase subunit d 1-like, with protein MEYLFNVDNGYLEALVRGFRSGILTRADYINLVQCETVEDLKVQLQATDYGNFLQNEPSPIPVSVIDEKLRNHLVIEFHHIRNQCVKPLATFLDYITYGYMIDNIILLITGTLHQRQISELRKKCHPLGSFEEMESVNIAGTPAELYEAVLVDTPIASYFKTCISQTDLDELHIEIIRNALYKAYLEDFYRFCQNLGGTTAEVMGDILMFEADRRAFIITINSFGTELTMDDREKLYPTCGKLYPDGLTKLAKCEDYDQVKAVADSYPEYAAIFAGAGTNPGEKTLEDKFFEKEVEINMQSFMQQFHFGVFYSYMRLKEQECRNVVWISECIAQRHRAKIDNYIPIF; from the exons ATGGAGTACTTATTCAATGTGGATAATGGTTACCTGGAGGCTCTAGTGAGAGGGTTTAGGTCTGGCATACTAACCAGAGCAGACTACATCAATCTTGTTCAGTGTGAAACTGTGGAGG ATCTAAAGGTCCAGCTACAAGCCACTGACTATGGCAACTTTCTTCAGAATGAGCCCAGCCCCATTCCTGTTAGTGTGATTGATGAAAAGCTGCGTAACCACTTGGTGATCGAGTTTCACCACATTCGAAACCAGTGTGTCAAACCCTTGGCTACTTTCTTGGACTATATCAC GTATGGGTACATGATTGACAACATCATTCTGCTCATCACGGGTACTCTGCATCAGAGGCAAATTAGTGAGCTGAGAAAGAAATGTCACCCTCTGGGAAGTTTTGAGGAGATGGAAAGTGTCAACATTGCTGGCACACCTGCTGAACTGTACGAGGCTGTCCTTGTGGACACGCCTATTG CTTCGTATTTCAAGACTTGCATCTCACAGACAGATCTCGATGAACTTCATATTGAGATCATCCGCAACGCTTTGTACAAG GCTTATCTAGAAGACTTTTACAGGTTCTGCCAAAATCTTGGAGGCACTACTGCTGAAGTGATGGGTGACATACTGATGTTTGAAGCTGATAGAAGAGCATTTATCATCACAATCAATTCGTTTGGCACTGAGCTTACCATGGACGACCGGGAGAAGCTCTATCCTACCTGTGGTAAGCTCTACCCTGATGGGCTGACCAAACTGGCTAAATGCGAGGACTACGACCAAGTTAAGGCTGTGGCTGACAGCTACCCG GAGTATGCTGCAATTTTCGCTGGTGCTGGAACCAACCCTGGAGAAAAGACGCTAGAGGATAAGTTCTTTGAGAAAGAG GTTGAGATCAACATGCAGTCCTTCATGCAACAGTTCCATTTTGGTGTGTTCTACTCATACATGCGTCTGAAGGAGCAAGAGTGCAGGAACGTAGTCTGGATATCAGAGTGTATTGCTCAGAGGCACCGGGCTAAGATTGACAACTACATACCTATCTTTTGA
- the LOC135344951 gene encoding neuroguidin-like — METLGVKMLAQDLPKGHQLLSEITDRVKAVREHVAKIRAHALTGGHKPEAGISLLELKFQLLLSYLVNIVQVVMMKLNGQSINCTPPLHRIVEIRTVLEKIRPLDQKLKYQMEKLVRTATTGMASASDPLRFKPNPSNLVSKVDESESSDEERPTSNPKLYMPPKVVSTPYDENPGRREKKNRNQTALIEELKEEVLDMPSEVKTSMVVGGLQKRRELAREKDLERFEENNMMRLSRKRKSHDTGRSNRQELDDLAEFSELKSITQDFGEYPPKKKSKSKRTSKKKKRSFR; from the exons ATGGAGACACTAGGTGTCAAG ATGTTGGCCCAAGATCTTCCAAAGGGACACCAGTTGTTGAGTGAAATCACAGACAGGGTGAAGGCCGTCagagagcacgtagccaagaTAAGAGCACATGCTCTGACTGGAGGTCACAAGCCTGAGGCTGGTATTAGCCTGCTAGAATTGAAGTTTCAGTTATTACTGAG TTACCTGGTCAACATTGTGCAAGTGGTGATGATGAAACTGAATGGACAATCAATTAATTGCACTCCTCCCTTACATAGGATAGTGGAGATCCGAACA GTACTAGAAAAAATTCGACCTTTGGATCAAAAACTCAAGTATCAAATGGAAAAACTCGTGCGAACAGCAACAACTGGAATGG CGTCTGCTAGTGATCCTCTACGCTTTAAACCCAACCCTTCCAATCTGGTGTCTAAAGTTGACGAGAGTGAGAGCAGTGATGAAGAACGACCAACCTCAAATCCTAAACTCTACATGCCTCCAAAAGTGGTGTCTACTCCCTATGATGAGAATCCAGGCAGGCGGGAAAAGAAAAACAGAAATCAAACAGCTCTAATTGAGGAGCTTAAGGAAGAAGTACTAGATATGCCAAGTGAAGTGAAG ACATCTATGGTAGTTGGTGGACTTCAAAAACGAAGAGAACTTGCTAGAGAAAAAGACTTGGAGCG GTTTGAAGAGAATAATATGATGAGGTTATCTCGCAAAAGGAAGTCACATGACACAGGTCGTAGCAACCGACAAGAGCTGGACGATTTAGCTGAATTTTCAGAGTTGAAATCCATCACTCAAGAT TTTGGGGAGTACCCACCAAAGAAGAAAAGTAAGAGTAAACGAACTTCCAAGAAAAAGAAACGAA GTTTCCGTTGA
- the LOC135344946 gene encoding suppressor of cytokine signaling 6-like, producing MPTKRNKSQSASASHASGGDSKFSGMFSALKTKLRRSRTGSVDGDPSDKLSEYPSAKCATLPARVSGVESTKKPKTLHWMAGLVDELDFIPSPVSREDSEESVDSGFHGFHRSPRIEERGNKVMVIPASTSGGGKIYDVATVEKAFGPLKDVGRWYSTYSNSRQQPVDEGRYVHRPLRLQHSLDEEERLTSRPLPPIPPPVSNQAPPVSNQAPSVLNQAPRIPPPVRDDTVYEHVEQRMLGTNGLCLGLRDLSHHGWYWGPITRVEAEERLGSYTDGTFLVRDSSDDRYLLSLSFRSQGKTLHTRIEYSNGCFSFYSYPDSDSEGFHSVVELIKKSMEHSQEGVFCFSRARALGSPAVPVRLLKPFSRYNHVRSLQHYCRFAIRQSIRFDLIRKLPLPRHVHGFLEQSQF from the coding sequence ATGCCTACAAAGCGAAACAAATCACAATCAGCAAGTGCAAGTCATGCAAGTGGTGGTGACTCAAAATTTAGTGGAATGTTTTCTGCTCTGAAGACAAAATTACGACGCAGTAGAACTGGTTCTGTTGACGGTGATCCTAGTGACAAACTCTCTGAGTATCCAAGTGCAAAGTGTGCCACATTGCCGGCCCGAGTTTCTGGCGTTGAAAGCACAAAGAAACCTAAAACCTTACATTGGATGGCTGGTTTGGTGGATGAGCTAGACTTTATTCCATCTCCTGTCAGCAGGGAGGATAGTGAAGAATCTGTTGATTCTGGATTTCATGGATTTCATCGAAGTCCCAGAATTGAAGAGAGAGGTAACAAAGTGATGGTCATACCAGCTAGCACTTCAGGTGGAGGAAAAATCTACGATGTGGCCACTGTCGAGAAAGCGTTTGGCCCATTGAAAGATGTTGGAAGGTGGTATTCAACATACAGCAACTCTCGTCAACAACCTGTAGATGAGGGCCGATATGTCCACCGACCATTGCGCCTACAACACTCCCTTGATGAAGAAGAGCGACTAACATCTCGGCCACTACCTCCCATACCACCACCTGTGTCGAATCAAGCACCACCTGTGTCAAATCAAGCACCATCTGTGTTGAATCAAGCACCACGTATACCACCTCCCGTGCGTGATGATACTGTGTATGAGCATGTGGAGCAGCGAATGCTAGGAACCAATGGGCTGTGTCTAGGCCTTAGAGACCTCTCACATCATGGTTGGTACTGGGGACCTATTACACGAGTTGAAGCTGAAGAGCGACTAGGTAGTTATACTGACGGCACGTTTCTCGTAAGGGACAGTTCTGATGACAGATATCTTCTCAGCTTGAGTTTTAGGTCACAAGGAAAGACGTTACACACCCGGATCGAATACTCAAATGGTTGTTTCAGTTTCTACTCTTACCCAGATTCAGACAGCGAGGGCTTTCACTCTGTTGTTGAACTTATTAAGAAAAGCATGGAGCATTCCCAAGAGGGAGTATTTTGTTTCAGTAGAGCCCGGGCTTTGGGTTCGCCAGCTGTACCCGTTCGATTGTTGAAGCCTTTTTCACGCTATAACCATGTGCGTTCTCTACAGCATTACTGTAGGTTTGCGATTCGACAAAGTATTAGATTTGACTTGATTCGTAAACTACCTCTGCCACGTCACGTTCATGGTTTCCTAGAGCAATCACAATTCTGA
- the LOC135344941 gene encoding splicing factor 3B subunit 3-like: MHLYSLTLQKASTITQAVHGNFAGSKQQEIVLSRGKSLEIVRPDPNTGKLHSLHSCDVFGMIRSIIPFRLTGSSKDFLIVGSDSGRIVILDYNPQKNMFEKVHQETFGKSGCRRIVPGQYLAVDPKGRAAMIGAIEKQKLVYILNRDSAARLTISSPLEAHKSHNLVYHMVGVDVGFDNPMFATLELDYEEADGDPTGEAAQVAQQTLTFYELDLGLNHVVRKYSEPLEDTANFLLAVPGGNDGPSGVLLACENYLVYKNFGDQPDLRCPIPRRQHDLDDAERSILFVSSATHKTKHMFFFLLQTEQGDIFKVTLETDDDLVTEIRIKYFDTVPVAASMCVLKTGFLFCASEFGNHALYQIAHLGDDDGEPEFSSAMPLEEGETFFIAPRPLKNLVQVDKLESLSPVMSCLVADLAAEDTPQLYIACGRGPQSSLRVLRHGLEVSEMAVSELPGNPNAVWTVKTNIAEEYDSYIVVSFINATLVLSIGETVEEVTDSGFLGTSPTLACSRLGEDALIQVYPDGIRHIRADKRVNEWRSPGKRVITKCAINERQVVIALNGGEIVYFEMDLSGQLNEYTERKDMASEVSCMSLGTVPPGEQRSRFLAVGLTDQTVRIISLDPSDTLQPLSMQALPAGAESLCIVEMGGGGEMGSSGGLFLNIGLQNGVLLRTALDSVTGDLSDTRTRYMGTRPVKLFRVLMQSAESVLAVSSRSWLSYNYQSRFHLTPLSYDVLDFASGFSSEQCPEGIVAIASNTLRILSLEKLGVVFNQVSTPLQLTPRRLTVHPPSRTLVLIETDHNAFTESYKAHRKQAMAEEMVQTAGDEEQVAAAEAAESFLSQELPETMFGAPKAGAGMWASCLRLMHPAEGRTLDLVQFDQNVAAFSVAVCTFTSRADTEWYVVVGTAKDMMLSPRTSSGGALVLFRLNPDGSKLEHVHTTPLDDVPVALAPFQGRLLVGMGKLLRIYDIGKKKMLRKCENKHLPNLIVDIQTMGNRVYVSDVQEAVHFVRYKAVENQLVIFADETCQRFMTACCVLDFNTVATADKFGNICISRLAPDVSDDVDEDPTGNKAIWDRGMLGGASQKANVICSFHLGETVNTLHKTTLIPGGSELLVYTTLSGTVGMMVPFTSREDIDFFQHLELHLRSELPSMIGRDHLSFRSFYLPVKSVIDGDLCEQYNSMDPAKKREIALDLDRTPNEVSKKLEDIRTQYAF; encoded by the exons ATGCATTTATACTCACTCACCCTGCAAAAGGCGTCCACCATCACTCAGGCTGTTCATGGAAACTTTGCTGGTAGTAAGCAGCAAGAAATTGTCCTAAGTCGTGGAAAGAGTTTGGAAATTGTTCGTCCCGACCCAAATACAGGAAAACTTCACTCCCTCCACTCTTGTGACGTGTTTGGGATGATCCGGTCCATCATACCATTTAGACTCACTGGGAGCTCTAAGG ATTTCCTCATTGTTGGTAGTGATTCTGGGCGCATTGTGATCTTGGATTACAACCCTCAGAAAAATATGTTCGAAAAG GTCCATCAGGAGACATTTGGCAAGAGTGGGTGCCGTCGTATTGTGCCTGGGCAATACCTTGCTGTTGACCCTAAAGGCAGGGCGGCCATGATAGGAGCCATTGAGAAACAGAAGCTGGTGTACATCCTCAACCGAGACTCTGCAGCCAGACTAACCATCTCCTCACCTTTAGAAGCACACAAGTCACACAATCTGGTCTACCACATGGTGGGAGTGGATGTGGGGTTCGATAACCCTATGTTCGCCACACTTGAGCTCGACTACGAG GAGGCTGATGGTGACCCTACCGGTGAAGCTGCTCAAGTTGCTCAGCAAACTCTTACATTTTATGAGCTGGACCTCGGTCTCAACCATGTTGTACGCAAGTACTCTGAGCCTCTTGAAGACACAGCTAATTTTCTGCTGGCTGTCCCAGGAGGCAATGATGGTCCCAGTGGAGTGCTCCTAGCCTGTGAGAACTACCTAGTCTATAAGAATTTTGGTGATCAGCCCGACCTCCGCTGCCCCATACCTCGACGACAGCATGATCTTGATGATGCTGAGAGAAGTATCCTCTTTGTGTCTAGTGCAACTCACAAAACAAAG CACATGTTTTTTTTCCTGCTACAAACTGAGCAAGGGGACATCTTCAAAGTGACCCTTGAGACCGATGATGACTTG GTGACTGAGATCAGAATCAAGTATTTTGACACTGTACCAGTGGCAGCATCGATGTGTGTGCTCAAAACAGGCTTCCTCTTCTGTGCCTCAGAGTTTGGAAATCA TGCTTTGTACCAGATTGCCCATTTGGGAGATGATGATGGGGAGCCAGAGTTCTCGTCAGCCATGCCTTTGGAAGAGGGAGAAACATTCTTCATTGCCCCCAGGCCTCTCAAAAACCTTGTCCAG GTTGACAAGTTAGAGAGTCTTTCACCCGTAATGTCATGTCTTGTGGCCGACCTTGCTGCTGAAGACACGCCTCAACTCTATATTGCCTGTGGGCGTGGCCCACAGTCCTCTCTAAGAGTACTCAGGCATGGACTTGAG GTGAGTGAAATGGCTGTGTCTGAGTTGCCTGGTAATCCTAATGCCGTGTGGACAGTCAAGACAAACATTGCAG AGGAGTATGACTCGTATATTGTGGTATCCTTTATTAATGCCACCCTGGTACTCTCTATTGGAGAGACAGTTGAGGAAGTGACCGACTCCGGCTTCCTGGGGACTTCACCTACTCTCGCTTGCTCCAGGCTTGGTGAAGATGCCCTTATACAG GTATACCCAGATGGTATTCGTCACATCCGTGCCGACAAACGTGTGAACGAGTGGAGATCACCTGGCAAAAGAGTCATTACAAAGTGTGCCATCAATGAGCGACAGGTGGTCATTGCTCTCAATGGCGGGGAGATCGTCTACTTTGAAATGGACCTG AGCGGCCAGTTGAATGAGTACACTGAGAGGAAAGACATGGCTTCTGAGGTGTCATGTATGAGCCTCGGCACAGTGCCCCCTGGGGAGCAAAGATCAAGATTCCTGGCTGTTGGGCTGACTGACCAGACTGTCAGAATCATCTCTCTCGATCCctca GATACCCTGCAGCCACTGAGCATGCAGGCACTGCCAGCTGGGGCAGAAAGTCTATGTATAGTGGAGATGGGAGGAGGGGGAGAAATGGGCAGTAGTGGTGGACTCTTCCTCAACATAGGCCTACAGAATGGAGTCCTCCTGCGTACTGCATTGGACTCGGTTACTGGAGATCTCTCTGACACCAGAACAAG GTACATGGGTACTCGTCCTGTAAAGCTGTTTCGAGTGCTCATGCAATCCGCAGAGAGTGTTCTGGCTGTATCAAGTAGGAGTTGGCTCAGCTACAACTATCAGTCTCGATTCCATCTCACTCCACTCTCTTATGATGTCCTCGACTTTGCTTCAGGATTCTCCTCTGAGCAGTGCCCTGAAGGCATTGTTGCCATTGCCAGTAACACTCTGCGTATCCTCTCTCTAGAAAAACTAGGGGTTGTATTTAATCAAGTATCAACGCCCCTTCAACTCACCCCTCGTCGTCTCACAGTCCACCCCCCTAGCCGAACTCTGGTGCTGATAGAGACTGATCACAATGCCTTCACAGAGTCGTACAAAGCTCATCGAAAGCAGGCTATGGCTGAGGAGATGGTTCAGACTGCTGGTGACGAAGAACAG GTTGCCGCGGCAGAAGCTGCTGAGTCATTTCTGTCTCAAGAGCTGCCAGAGACTATGTTTGGAGCCCCCAAGGCTGGTGCTGGAATGTGGGCCTCTTGCCTTAGGCTCATGCACCCCGCAGAG GGTCGAACCTTGGATTTAGTTCAATTTGACCAGAATGTTGCTGCATTCAGTGTGGCTGTGTGCACGTTCACATCACGTGCTGACACAGAGTGGTATGTGGTGGTGGGTACAGCCAAAGACATGATGCTCTCGCCCAGGACCAGTTCTGGTGGTGCACTGGTGCTCTTCAGGCTGAACCCTGATGGATCCAAGCTGGAGCATGTGCATACT ACTCCGCTTGATGATGTACCTGTGGCGTTGGCGCCCTTCCAAGGACGCCTACTAGTGGGAATGGGCAAGCTGCTGAGGATATACGACATTGGGAAGAAGAAAATGCTGAGAAAGTGTGAGAACAAGCACCTTCCCAATCTGATTGTGGACATACAGACCATGGGCAACAGAGTCTATGTGTCTGATGTACAAGAAGCGGTTCATTTTGTACGCTACAAGGCTGTTGAGAATCAACTTGTTATCTTTGCTGATGAAACCTGTCAAAG ATTTATGACAGCTTGCTGTGTGCTGGACTTCAACACAGTGGCTACTGCTGACAAATTTGGAAACATATGCATT TCACGGCTTGCTCCTGATGTTAGTGATGATGTGGATGAAGATCCAACTGGAAACAAGGCGATATGGGATAGAGGGATGCTTGGTGGTGCATCTCAGAAG GCGAATGTTATCTGTTCGTTCCACCTGGGAGAGACTGTGAACACCTTGCACAAGACCACCTTGATTCCTGGTGGTTCAGAGCTCTTAGTGTATACCACTCTATCAGGAACTGTGGGCATGATGGTACCATTTACTTCTCGggag GACATAGATTTCTTTCAACATCTTGAGCTACATCTTCGGAGTGAACTGCCCAGCATGATTGGTCGTGATCATCTTTCTTTCCGCTCTTTTTACTTGCCTGTGAAG AGTGTGATTGACGGAGATCTGTGTGAGCAGTACAACTCAATGGACCCTGCCAAGAAGAGAGAAATCGCTTTAGATCTTGATAGGACTCCTAACGAG GTTTCAAAGAAGCTTGAAGATATCCGCACACAGTATGCGTTCTGA
- the LOC135344954 gene encoding programmed cell death protein 6-like, protein MAYAPQPTPPNQQFLWGIFQKVDKDRSGAISSDELQQALSNGSWTTFNPETVRLMIGMFDKDRTGTINFQEFGSLWKYVTDWQSTFRSYDKDNSGAIDKVELKTALTNFGYRLSDRFYDLLIRKFDRSGRGNVAFDDFIQCCAVIQTLTNSFKAYDTNRNGWISINYEQFLTLVFSLKA, encoded by the exons ATGGCCTACGCTCCTCAGCCTACTCCTCCTAATCAGCAGTTTCTCTGGGGTATATTTCAGAA AGTTGATAAAGACAGGAGTGGTGCTATCTCATCTGATGAACTGCAGCAAGCACTATCAAATG GTTCCTGGACTACGTTCAACCCAGAAACAGTTCGTTTGATGATAGGTATGTTCGACAAGGACCGTACAGGCACTATCAACTTTCAAGAGTTTGGTTCCTTGTGGAAGTATGTGACAGACTGGCAATCCACTTTCAGAAGTTATGATAAAGATAACTCTGGGGCCATTGATAAGGTCGAGTTGAAAACAG CTCTGACTAACTTTGGGTACCGCCTTTCTGACCGGTTCTATGACCTGCTTATCAGGAAATTCGACCGGAGCGGAAGAGGCAATGTGGCTTTTGATGATTTCATCCAATGCTGTGCCGTTATTCAG ACCCTAACCAACTCATTCAAGGCGTATGACACTAACAGGAATGGATGGATTTCTATCAACTATGAACAGTTTCTCACTTTGGTGTTCAGTCTCAAAGCATga